The following coding sequences are from one Saprospiraceae bacterium window:
- a CDS encoding MaoC family dehydratase — MLQIGDQFKHTFAYSQSDVDTFARVSGDTNPLHIDPEAGKNSMFGKCIIHGFLGGAVFTKIFGALWKADGHVYLKQTMQWLRPMFVDTDYQAVITVKEVYKEKNRVLYDCSIFELSSGEQVFTGEALLMNKKQYIWE; from the coding sequence ATGCTACAAATAGGAGATCAATTTAAGCATACTTTCGCTTATTCTCAGTCGGATGTAGACACTTTTGCCCGGGTTTCGGGAGATACCAATCCACTTCATATCGACCCTGAAGCTGGTAAAAATAGCATGTTCGGGAAGTGTATAATTCATGGATTTTTAGGTGGGGCAGTGTTTACGAAGATTTTTGGAGCACTCTGGAAAGCTGATGGTCATGTCTACTTGAAGCAGACTATGCAGTGGCTCAGACCCATGTTTGTCGATACGGATTATCAAGCAGTGATAACCGTAAAAGAGGTGTATAAAGAAAAAAATCGTGTCTTGTACGATTGTAGCATTTTTGAACTCAGCAGCGGCGAACAGGTGTTTACAGGTGAAGCGCTTCTGATGAACAAGAAGCAATACATCTGGGAATAA
- the phaC gene encoding class III poly(R)-hydroxyalkanoic acid synthase subunit PhaC gives MFNTASILNEVQEISTKIQKGYKTLASIESVEVAVTPKELVWQQDKVKLYHYHRDTPAKCKIPVLVSFAIMNRHDVLDLQPDRSLMKKLLEEGLDIYIMDWGYPTKADRYLTMEDYILGYMNDAIDFIRKKHKVDKIHKMGICQGGLFSMIFASLHPEKLKTLTTYVAPYDFNDTNCNMLYKWTKYVDVDTMVDTQGIISANMLNSAFSMLKPSMDIAKYFGVMDMMEDRDKIMNFLRMEKWKADCPDLSGEMYRKYIKDLFRDNKLIKGEFEMNGEKVDLKKMTLPFLNVYATEDNIIPNESTIAVMDKIGSKDKQEYAFPGGHIGVFVGAKSQKELAPAVAKWVMERS, from the coding sequence ATGTTCAATACAGCATCTATTCTCAACGAAGTTCAAGAAATATCTACCAAAATCCAAAAAGGATATAAGACCCTCGCATCGATAGAATCAGTAGAAGTAGCTGTCACTCCCAAAGAATTGGTATGGCAGCAAGACAAGGTGAAGCTCTATCATTATCATAGGGACACGCCAGCCAAATGCAAAATTCCGGTACTGGTATCATTTGCGATCATGAATCGTCATGATGTTCTGGACCTTCAACCTGATCGCAGTTTGATGAAAAAATTGCTAGAGGAAGGCTTGGATATTTACATTATGGACTGGGGTTATCCAACCAAAGCAGATCGATATCTGACTATGGAAGATTATATACTTGGGTACATGAATGATGCTATTGATTTTATCCGTAAGAAACACAAAGTAGATAAAATCCATAAAATGGGTATATGTCAGGGTGGTTTATTCAGCATGATTTTTGCCTCCCTGCACCCAGAGAAATTGAAAACCCTGACTACATATGTTGCACCTTACGATTTTAATGATACGAACTGTAATATGCTCTACAAATGGACCAAGTATGTAGATGTAGATACCATGGTCGATACTCAAGGAATCATCAGTGCCAATATGCTCAACAGCGCATTCAGTATGTTGAAGCCAAGTATGGATATTGCAAAGTATTTTGGTGTCATGGATATGATGGAAGATCGTGATAAAATCATGAATTTCTTGCGTATGGAAAAATGGAAGGCGGATTGTCCAGACCTAAGCGGCGAGATGTATCGCAAGTATATCAAAGATCTATTCCGGGATAATAAATTGATCAAAGGCGAATTTGAGATGAATGGAGAAAAAGTGGATCTCAAGAAAATGACATTGCCTTTCCTCAATGTGTATGCTACAGAAGATAATATCATTCCAAATGAATCAACAATAGCTGTAATGGACAAAATAGGCTCTAAAGACAAGCAAGAGTATGCTTTTCCGGGAGGTCATATAGGAGTTTTTGTAGGTGCAAAATCTCAAAAGGAATTGGCACCGGCGGTAGCTAAATGGGTGATGGAAAGATCTTAA
- a CDS encoding regulator: MTAGKIFLLICLTIFASCKGQEKTNTTKDPNNSTSSPRIIRNFKAVAIAPDFDTTLVSQYIRSIFQDSKGNLWFGTLGEGVVRYDIKTLTYFSYPDNFINNSVFAINEDKNGNIWFGTDQGLYKYNGKVFRNYKQKDGLNHIEISRKGIHVDKSGTIWIGTHGGVYQYDPTADNNGEQCINLFPLLPSIDVAGIMEDNNGNIWFATSDKGVFRYNGLTVANFNEKKGLSDNYAGGIAQDQIGNMWFTMKNGICKFDGNNFTEYTPKDGLGGTEFWGINIEQSGVVWVTARGSTTRFDPSIPLPNTKAFTVFTPDDGLNCCVQSMYQDKSGNMWWGTGAGLFRFDGKRFYQVKQMGPW, from the coding sequence ATGACAGCTGGAAAAATATTCCTTTTAATTTGCTTGACAATTTTTGCTTCCTGCAAAGGACAAGAAAAAACAAACACAACTAAAGACCCAAATAATTCCACTTCAAGCCCGAGAATAATTAGAAACTTTAAAGCTGTTGCCATTGCCCCTGATTTTGACACTACTTTAGTCAGCCAATATATTCGCAGTATTTTTCAAGACTCGAAAGGGAATTTATGGTTTGGTACATTAGGAGAAGGCGTTGTGAGATATGATATAAAAACGTTGACCTACTTTTCTTATCCCGATAATTTTATTAACAACTCCGTTTTTGCCATAAATGAAGATAAAAATGGAAATATTTGGTTTGGAACCGATCAAGGGCTTTACAAATACAATGGAAAAGTATTTAGAAATTACAAACAAAAAGATGGTTTAAATCATATTGAGATAAGCCGAAAAGGAATTCATGTCGACAAATCAGGTACAATTTGGATAGGAACTCATGGTGGAGTCTACCAATATGACCCTACTGCCGATAACAATGGGGAACAATGCATCAATCTATTTCCATTACTTCCATCAATAGATGTTGCAGGTATAATGGAAGACAACAATGGCAATATTTGGTTTGCTACTTCTGATAAAGGTGTCTTCAGGTACAATGGGTTGACGGTTGCCAATTTTAATGAGAAAAAAGGTCTAAGTGATAACTATGCAGGTGGTATTGCACAAGACCAAATAGGCAATATGTGGTTTACAATGAAAAACGGTATTTGCAAATTTGATGGAAATAATTTTACAGAATACACTCCTAAAGACGGCTTAGGCGGTACAGAGTTTTGGGGAATAAATATTGAACAGTCAGGTGTTGTTTGGGTCACAGCCCGAGGAAGTACGACGAGATTCGACCCTTCCATTCCATTGCCAAACACAAAAGCCTTTACAGTTTTTACACCGGATGATGGTTTGAATTGTTGCGTACAAAGTATGTACCAAGATAAATCTGGCAATATGTGGTGGGGTACAGGAGCAGGACTCTTTCGATTTGATGGCAAACGATTTTACCAGGTTAAACAAATGGGTCCTTGGTAA